In Patescibacteria group bacterium, one DNA window encodes the following:
- a CDS encoding NAD(P)/FAD-dependent oxidoreductase — translation MQETIEIFDVAVIGGGPAGMMAAGRAAELGASVVLLEKNNNLGKKLLMTGKGRCNLTQNQPDNREFIKKIGANGKFLFSSLACFGPEETMQFFKSHNLPLKTERGKRVFPTSDRAEDVLKVLQRYLKE, via the coding sequence ATGCAAGAAACCATAGAAATATTTGACGTGGCGGTTATCGGCGGCGGACCGGCGGGTATGATGGCAGCCGGAAGAGCGGCGGAATTGGGCGCCAGCGTGGTGCTTTTGGAAAAAAATAACAATCTCGGAAAAAAATTGCTTATGACCGGCAAAGGCAGATGCAATCTGACGCAAAATCAGCCTGACAATCGCGAATTCATAAAAAAAATCGGTGCGAACGGGAAATTTTTATTTTCATCTTTGGCTTGCTTTGGTCCGGAAGAAACAATGCAATTTTTTAAATCGCATAACTTGCCGCTTAAAACAGAAAGAGGAAAAAGAGTTTTTCCGACATCCGACCGCGCGGAAGATGTGTTGAAAGTTTTGCAAAGATATCTCAAAGAA
- a CDS encoding DEAD/DEAH box helicase, whose protein sequence is MTQNSQSTVQNFSELGIAPALYNSLLKLHITIPTPIQQKTIPTALEGKDVVGIAQTGTGKTFAFGLPMIQRLNQIKGCGLIVLPTRELALQVDEALYKVGAAVGLRTAVVIGGAPMGAQIRALNRNPHIIIATPGRLNDHLQQRTVRLNNVVIAVLDEADRMLDMGFAPQIKTIFQAISPERQTMLFSATMPAEILTMAKMYMKLPIQIEVAPTGTTVEKVTQEIFIIPQQDKFPLLEKLLTQYKGSVLIFTRTKHGAKKLNESIQSLGYTANEIHSNRSLGQRREALAGFKTGKYRVLVATDVASRGVDVVGIELVINYDLPENSEDYVHRIGRTARAGAVGHAISFATPYQRGELRDIERLVRKNIPISKTPELPPMRKGLTQQKTEMPRRRENTAPKNRDDYRSYRFHKPRRY, encoded by the coding sequence ATGACTCAAAATTCACAGAGTACAGTTCAAAATTTTTCCGAACTCGGCATTGCTCCGGCGCTTTATAACAGTCTTTTAAAATTGCATATCACTATTCCGACTCCGATTCAGCAAAAAACCATTCCAACCGCTCTCGAAGGAAAAGATGTGGTCGGTATTGCTCAAACCGGAACAGGTAAAACATTTGCTTTCGGACTGCCGATGATTCAACGGCTTAACCAAATAAAAGGCTGTGGACTTATTGTTTTGCCGACTCGCGAACTTGCTTTGCAAGTTGATGAAGCGTTATATAAAGTAGGCGCAGCAGTGGGATTAAGAACAGCCGTGGTAATTGGCGGAGCGCCAATGGGTGCGCAAATTCGCGCCTTAAATAGAAATCCTCATATTATTATCGCCACACCCGGCCGTTTAAATGATCATCTTCAGCAAAGAACGGTTCGGCTTAATAATGTAGTTATCGCGGTTTTGGATGAAGCTGACCGAATGTTGGATATGGGATTCGCGCCGCAAATTAAAACCATATTTCAGGCAATTTCTCCGGAAAGACAGACAATGCTTTTTTCCGCCACCATGCCGGCCGAAATTTTAACCATGGCAAAAATGTACATGAAACTTCCGATACAAATTGAAGTCGCGCCGACCGGAACGACTGTGGAAAAAGTTACGCAAGAAATTTTTATTATTCCGCAGCAAGATAAATTTCCATTATTGGAAAAATTATTAACGCAATATAAAGGATCGGTACTTATTTTTACGCGAACAAAACACGGCGCGAAAAAATTAAACGAATCAATTCAATCTTTGGGATATACGGCAAATGAAATTCATTCAAACAGATCTCTTGGCCAGCGCAGAGAAGCGCTTGCCGGATTTAAAACCGGTAAATACAGAGTATTGGTTGCGACCGATGTCGCGTCTCGCGGAGTGGATGTTGTCGGCATTGAATTGGTTATCAATTATGATTTGCCGGAAAACAGCGAAGATTACGTGCATCGCATCGGCCGAACAGCGCGAGCCGGAGCGGTCGGGCACGCCATATCATTCGCCACTCCATATCAAAGAGGGGAATTGCGGGACATTGAACGTTTGGTTCGAAAAAATATTCCCATTTCAAAAACTCCGGAACTTCCTCCAATGAGAAAAGGATTAACGCAACAAAAAACAGAAATGCCGAGAAGACGGGAAAATACCGCTCCAAAAAACAGAGACGATTATCGATCATATAGATTTCATAAACCCCGAAGATATTAA